The proteins below come from a single Candidatus Chlamydia sanziniae genomic window:
- the rbfA gene encoding 30S ribosome-binding factor RbfA, producing MTESRRIKRVNSLLREAIARVILRDVKHPKISNRWITVTRVSLTKDLHSARVHVSIMSHENTKEETLAALQASAGYIACKAAKNVVLKYFPELSFYLDDIFSPQDYIENLLWQIREQEKN from the coding sequence ATGACAGAAAGTAGGCGTATTAAAAGGGTAAACTCCTTGTTACGCGAAGCGATTGCAAGGGTAATTTTAAGAGACGTTAAGCACCCTAAGATCTCTAACCGTTGGATTACAGTAACTCGAGTTTCTTTAACTAAAGATTTACATTCTGCCCGTGTTCATGTCTCGATTATGTCTCATGAAAACACCAAAGAAGAGACTTTAGCAGCTTTACAAGCATCAGCCGGTTACATTGCTTGTAAAGCTGCTAAAAATGTTGTTTTAAAGTATTTTCCCGAGCTTAGTTTTTATCTCGATGATATTTTTTCTCCTCAAGATTATATAGAAAACTTACTTTGGCAAATTCGTGAGCAAGAAAAAAATTAA
- the truB gene encoding tRNA pseudouridine(55) synthase TruB, giving the protein MELAIEVKEGVLLIDKPQGRTSFSLIRALTKLIGVKKIGHAGTLDPFATGVMVMLIGRRFTRLSDVLLFEDKEYEAIAHLGTTTDSYDCDGKVVGRSKKIPTFKEILVAAQYFQGEIQQLPPMFSAKKVQGKKLYEYARKGLSIERRHSTVQVYLQITKYEYPLLYFVIRCSKGTYIRSIAYELGNMLGCGAYLEQLRRLRSGSFSIDQCIDGNFLDCPDFDISSHLRDAHGNRL; this is encoded by the coding sequence ATGGAACTTGCAATAGAAGTTAAGGAAGGTGTTCTTCTTATCGATAAGCCTCAAGGAAGAACTTCATTCAGTCTTATTCGAGCTCTAACAAAGTTGATCGGAGTAAAAAAAATTGGCCATGCGGGAACTTTAGATCCATTTGCTACTGGCGTTATGGTAATGCTTATAGGTCGGCGCTTCACACGTCTTTCTGATGTTTTATTGTTTGAAGATAAGGAATACGAAGCAATTGCTCATTTAGGCACTACAACAGATTCTTATGATTGTGATGGCAAGGTTGTTGGAAGGTCTAAAAAAATTCCTACTTTTAAAGAGATTTTAGTAGCTGCGCAATATTTTCAAGGTGAAATTCAACAATTGCCGCCGATGTTCTCTGCAAAGAAAGTTCAGGGAAAAAAGCTTTATGAATACGCTAGGAAAGGCTTATCTATAGAACGTCGTCATTCAACAGTCCAAGTATATTTACAAATTACTAAATATGAGTATCCTTTATTATATTTTGTTATACGCTGTAGTAAAGGAACATATATTCGTAGTATTGCTTATGAACTCGGCAATATGTTAGGGTGCGGAGCCTATTTAGAGCAACTGCGTCGCTTGCGTAGCGGCTCTTTTTCCATAGATCAGTGTATTGATGGAAATTTTTTAGATTGTCCGGATTTTGATATCTCTTCTCATTTACGAGATGCTCATGGAAATCGCCTATAG
- a CDS encoding bifunctional riboflavin kinase/FAD synthetase: MEIAYSFASSTSIDSVTVGFFDGCHLGHSKLLSVLTSYPGTSGIITFDPHPQAILSSPPKLITNRQERLKLLQAFPIDFLCILSFDFKLANQSADTFISSLHEQLKFKRLILGHDSRLGKGGQGNVNTLIPLGKSLGIEIVQVSPCYVDGILVSSNRVRNLLIEGHLELAYRYLGYPYTFLGKVAEGYGIGSDLGFATINLPREESLLPLGVYACEICHKNKNYLGVMNLGIAPTIKRNSLCVEAHLFNFFGNLYDEEVAIIPRKFLRKEKKFSSRVTLVNAIRQDISNAQNFFKNNTFNYVRKE; encoded by the coding sequence ATGGAAATCGCCTATAGTTTTGCATCTTCTACTTCTATAGATTCTGTAACTGTAGGTTTTTTTGACGGCTGTCACCTGGGTCACAGTAAACTTTTATCTGTCCTTACTTCATATCCAGGAACTTCTGGAATTATTACTTTCGATCCCCATCCTCAAGCTATTCTTTCATCCCCTCCTAAACTCATTACTAACCGGCAAGAGCGCTTAAAACTATTACAAGCCTTCCCGATAGATTTCTTATGCATCCTATCTTTTGATTTTAAACTCGCAAATCAATCTGCTGATACATTTATTTCTTCTTTACATGAGCAATTAAAATTCAAACGACTCATTCTAGGTCACGATTCTCGGCTAGGAAAAGGAGGACAGGGTAATGTGAATACTCTAATTCCTCTGGGGAAAAGTTTAGGAATAGAGATTGTACAAGTGTCTCCTTGTTATGTTGATGGTATTTTGGTATCTAGCAATAGAGTTCGCAATTTACTTATTGAAGGGCATTTAGAACTTGCCTATCGTTATTTAGGTTATCCTTATACGTTCTTAGGAAAAGTAGCTGAGGGCTATGGGATCGGTAGTGACTTAGGATTTGCTACTATCAATCTTCCTAGAGAAGAAAGCCTGCTCCCTCTGGGTGTATATGCTTGTGAAATATGTCACAAAAATAAGAACTACTTAGGAGTAATGAATTTAGGAATAGCTCCTACAATTAAAAGAAATTCTCTATGTGTTGAGGCTCATCTTTTTAATTTTTTTGGGAATCTTTATGATGAGGAAGTTGCCATAATTCCTAGAAAATTTCTTAGGAAAGAAAAAAAATTTTCTTCGAGGGTTACTCTAGTTAATGCCATTCGCCAAGACATTAGTAATGCTCAAAATTTTTTTAAAAACAACACATTTAATTATGTAAGAAAAGAATAA
- the ychF gene encoding redox-regulated ATPase YchF: MSHTECGIVGLPNVGKSGLFNALTGAQVASCNYPFCTIDPNIGTVPVIDERLDILSKISHSQKLIYADMKFVDIAGLVQGASDGAGLGNRFLSHIRETHAIAHVVRCFENSDVTHVSGKVDPAQDIAVINLELVFADFSSAINIRRKLEKLVKGKSVVGALLPLFDKIIAHLEGGLALRSLALTREEHTLLKPYSFLTMKPMFYIANVGEDSLPLMTNEYVAIVKEIAAKENIQVLPICIRIEEEIISLPIEEREEFLLSLGLKKSGLHRLISRAYETLELISYFTTGLQETRAWTIPKGSTAVEAAGAIHSDIQKGFIRAEIITFTDMVAYQGRTGVREVGKLRAEGRDYIVKDGDVILFLHN, translated from the coding sequence ATGAGTCATACGGAATGTGGGATTGTAGGACTTCCTAATGTCGGAAAGTCTGGATTGTTCAATGCCTTAACAGGAGCTCAAGTGGCTTCCTGTAATTATCCTTTTTGCACTATAGATCCTAATATCGGCACTGTCCCTGTAATTGATGAGCGGTTAGATATTTTGTCAAAAATTAGTCATAGTCAAAAGCTAATTTATGCGGATATGAAATTTGTAGATATCGCTGGTTTAGTACAAGGAGCTTCAGATGGCGCAGGTCTTGGTAACCGTTTTCTCTCCCATATCCGAGAAACTCACGCGATTGCTCATGTTGTTCGTTGTTTTGAAAACTCAGATGTTACTCATGTTTCAGGGAAAGTAGACCCTGCTCAAGATATTGCTGTAATTAACTTAGAATTGGTTTTTGCAGATTTTTCTTCTGCTATAAATATTCGTAGAAAATTAGAAAAGTTAGTTAAAGGTAAAAGTGTGGTTGGGGCTCTCCTGCCACTGTTTGATAAGATCATCGCTCATTTAGAAGGGGGGTTAGCTTTACGTTCTTTGGCACTCACTCGTGAAGAACACACACTGTTAAAGCCTTATTCCTTTTTGACCATGAAACCTATGTTTTATATTGCAAATGTAGGTGAGGATTCCCTTCCGCTCATGACAAATGAATACGTGGCTATTGTAAAAGAAATCGCCGCTAAAGAAAACATTCAAGTTCTTCCTATTTGCATTCGGATAGAGGAAGAAATTATCTCTCTTCCTATAGAAGAGCGTGAAGAGTTTCTCCTTAGCCTTGGACTTAAAAAATCAGGACTACATCGACTTATTTCCAGAGCTTATGAAACTCTTGAACTGATTTCTTACTTTACTACAGGACTTCAAGAAACTCGAGCTTGGACAATTCCCAAAGGATCTACAGCTGTCGAAGCTGCAGGAGCGATTCATTCAGATATTCAGAAAGGATTTATTCGCGCTGAAATTATAACGTTTACAGATATGGTGGCTTATCAAGGAAGAACAGGAGTCCGTGAAGTTGGTAAACTTCGAGCTGAAGGACGTGATTACATTGTTAAAGACGGGGATGTTATTCTTTTCTTACATAATTAA